A DNA window from Comamonas fluminis contains the following coding sequences:
- a CDS encoding PDR/VanB family oxidoreductase: protein MSTQVAKLNVRISRKTEEAQDICMLELASLDGAALPGFSAGSHVDVFLPNGLVRQYSLCNHPQETDRYQIAVLRCEDSRGGSAAVHELLKEGDTLSISAPRNNFALQHEARKHLLLAGGIGITPLLSMAERLNTLGADFEMHYAARSEQRMAFVRRIRDSAYASHVRFYCDDDKAAGELKLSEVLAAHDAGTHLYVCGPGGFMNAVLEKARELGWSEDCLHREFFTVDAPQVQDGDQAFEVQLASTGQRVQIPVGVSIIHALEKVGVEIPYSCEQGVCGTCLTRVLEGTPDHRDVYLTEAEQACNDQFTPCCSRSRSARLVLDL, encoded by the coding sequence ATGAGTACACAGGTCGCAAAATTGAATGTGCGTATTTCACGCAAGACCGAAGAGGCGCAGGACATTTGCATGCTGGAGCTGGCGTCGCTGGACGGCGCAGCGTTGCCCGGGTTTTCGGCGGGCTCCCATGTCGATGTTTTTCTGCCCAATGGACTGGTGCGCCAGTATTCGCTGTGCAACCACCCTCAGGAAACAGATCGCTACCAGATCGCGGTGCTGCGCTGCGAGGATTCGCGTGGAGGTTCTGCAGCAGTGCATGAGCTGCTGAAGGAGGGCGACACCCTCTCCATCAGCGCACCACGCAACAACTTTGCGCTGCAGCACGAAGCGCGCAAGCACCTGTTGCTGGCGGGGGGCATTGGTATCACGCCCCTGCTTTCCATGGCGGAGCGGCTGAACACGCTGGGCGCCGATTTTGAAATGCATTACGCTGCCCGTTCAGAGCAGCGCATGGCATTTGTGCGCCGCATTCGCGATTCGGCCTATGCCAGCCATGTTCGTTTTTACTGCGATGACGACAAGGCTGCGGGTGAGCTGAAACTGTCGGAAGTTCTGGCTGCACATGATGCAGGTACGCATCTGTATGTCTGCGGTCCCGGTGGCTTCATGAATGCAGTGCTGGAAAAAGCACGCGAGCTGGGCTGGAGTGAGGATTGCCTGCACCGCGAGTTTTTTACGGTGGATGCGCCCCAGGTGCAGGATGGCGATCAGGCGTTCGAGGTGCAGCTTGCCAGCACCGGACAACGGGTTCAGATTCCGGTTGGTGTCTCCATCATTCATGCGCTGGAAAAAGTCGGAGTCGAGATTCCCTACTCCTGCGAGCAGGGCGTGTGCGGCACCTGCCTCACCCGTGTGCTGGAGGGTACGCCAGATCACCGGGACGTCTATCTGACGGAGGCTGAGCAGGCTTGCAACGACCAGTTCACACCCTGCTGCTCCCGCTCGCGCAGTGCACGCCTGGTGCTTGATCTTTAA
- a CDS encoding efflux RND transporter permease subunit: protein MFERIIRFAIAQRWLVMLATIALIGLGIYNYQRLPIDAVPDITNVQVQINTSAPGYSPLETEQRVTFPVETVMAGLPHLEQTRSLSRYGLSQVTVVFKDGTDIYFARQLVNERMQQARDALPQGVTPTLGPISTGLGEIYLWTVEADDDAKKPDGSAYMPMDLREIQDWVIKPQLRNVPGVTEINSIGGFAKEYLVAPKPEKLLAYGITLAEIVTALERNNANVGAGYIERQGEQYLIRAPGQVHGIADIREVIVGTAQGQPIRVRDLADVELGRELRTGAATDNGREVVLGTVFMLIGENSRSVSQAVHARMQEINKSLPQGVKAVTVYDRTNLVDKAIATVKKNLVEGAALVVVILFLFLGNLRAALITTLIIPLSMLFTFTGMVQLRVSANLMSLGALDFGIIIDGAVVIVENCVRRLSHAQAAAGRPLTRSERFEEVFAAAKEARRPLLFGQLIIMVVYLPIFALTGVEGKMFHPMALTVVIALLGAMLLSITFIPAAIALFMGDKVAEKENRLMTWARHAYAPVLEKVMHAPAVVLTAASVVVALSLLLATRMGSEFAPNLNEGDFAIQALRIPGTSLTQSVEMQMQLERELTRQFPEIERVFARTGTAEIASDPMPPNISDGYIMLKPRDQWPDPSRSRDDLLAAVQEAVEKIPGSNYEFSQPIQLRFNELISGVRSDVAIKIFGDDMQVLEKSAQSVAAMLQKIPGASEVKVEQTTGLPMLTIQIDREKASRYGLNMGDVQDAISTALGGREAGTVFEGDRRFDIQVRLPEVLRNDMDGIGRLPVALPRVGDARQGFVPLSTIASVELAPGPNQVSREDGKRRIVVSANVRGRDMGSFVADAQQALEGVQLPSGYWTRWGGTFESLESARQRLMIVVPVALALVFTLLFAMFGNVKDGLIVFTGIPFALTGGIVALWLRGIPLSISAAIGFIALCGVAVLNGLVMISYIRSLREQGMGLEQAVTEGALTRLRPVLMTALVASLGFVPMAIATGTGAEVQRPLATVVIGGILSSTALTLLVLPLLYRLGYRREIAQA from the coding sequence ATGTTTGAGCGCATCATCCGCTTTGCCATTGCACAGCGCTGGCTGGTCATGCTGGCCACCATCGCGCTGATAGGCCTTGGCATCTACAACTACCAGCGCCTGCCCATTGATGCTGTGCCTGACATCACCAATGTGCAGGTGCAGATCAACACCTCGGCGCCAGGCTATTCGCCGCTGGAGACCGAGCAGCGCGTGACCTTTCCGGTCGAGACCGTGATGGCTGGCCTGCCCCATCTGGAGCAGACACGTTCGCTGTCGCGCTATGGCCTGTCGCAAGTCACCGTGGTCTTCAAGGACGGCACGGATATCTACTTTGCCCGCCAGCTGGTCAATGAGCGCATGCAGCAGGCGCGTGATGCGCTGCCGCAAGGCGTGACGCCCACGCTGGGCCCGATCTCCACAGGCCTGGGCGAAATCTATCTGTGGACGGTGGAAGCCGATGACGACGCTAAAAAGCCCGATGGCTCTGCCTACATGCCCATGGACCTGCGCGAGATTCAGGACTGGGTCATCAAGCCCCAGCTGCGCAACGTGCCCGGCGTGACCGAGATCAACTCCATTGGCGGCTTTGCCAAGGAATATCTGGTTGCGCCTAAGCCAGAAAAACTGCTTGCCTACGGCATCACTCTGGCCGAGATCGTGACGGCGCTGGAGCGCAACAATGCCAACGTTGGCGCTGGTTATATCGAGCGCCAGGGCGAGCAGTACCTGATCCGTGCACCGGGCCAGGTCCACGGCATTGCCGATATCCGTGAAGTCATTGTCGGCACGGCCCAGGGCCAGCCGATTCGCGTGCGTGATCTGGCCGATGTGGAGCTGGGCCGCGAACTGCGCACAGGTGCGGCCACCGATAACGGGCGCGAAGTGGTGCTGGGCACCGTCTTTATGCTGATTGGCGAGAACAGCCGTTCGGTATCGCAGGCCGTGCATGCGCGTATGCAGGAGATCAACAAAAGCCTGCCGCAAGGGGTGAAAGCCGTCACCGTTTACGATCGTACGAATCTGGTGGACAAGGCCATTGCCACAGTGAAGAAGAATCTGGTGGAAGGCGCAGCGCTGGTAGTGGTCATCCTGTTCCTCTTCCTAGGCAATCTGCGGGCTGCCCTGATCACGACGCTCATCATTCCGCTGTCCATGTTGTTCACCTTTACGGGCATGGTGCAACTGCGCGTCAGCGCCAATCTGATGAGCCTGGGGGCACTGGATTTCGGCATCATCATCGACGGTGCGGTGGTGATTGTGGAGAACTGCGTGCGGCGTCTGTCCCATGCGCAAGCTGCTGCAGGGCGGCCGCTGACACGCAGCGAACGCTTTGAAGAAGTGTTTGCCGCTGCCAAAGAAGCACGCCGTCCGCTGCTGTTCGGCCAGCTCATCATCATGGTGGTGTACCTGCCCATCTTTGCGCTGACTGGCGTGGAGGGAAAGATGTTCCACCCCATGGCGCTGACGGTAGTGATTGCGCTGCTGGGGGCCATGCTGCTGTCCATCACCTTTATCCCGGCTGCGATTGCGCTGTTCATGGGCGACAAGGTGGCAGAAAAAGAAAACCGCCTCATGACCTGGGCGCGCCACGCTTATGCGCCGGTGCTGGAAAAGGTCATGCATGCGCCTGCTGTGGTGCTGACGGCGGCCAGCGTGGTTGTCGCCTTGAGTCTGCTGCTGGCAACCCGCATGGGCAGCGAGTTTGCGCCCAATCTGAATGAAGGCGATTTTGCGATTCAGGCGCTGCGCATTCCCGGCACCAGTCTCACGCAGTCAGTGGAAATGCAGATGCAACTGGAGCGCGAACTGACCCGCCAGTTCCCCGAGATCGAGCGCGTGTTTGCGCGCACCGGCACGGCCGAGATTGCCTCGGACCCCATGCCGCCCAATATTTCGGACGGCTACATCATGCTTAAACCGCGTGACCAGTGGCCAGATCCATCACGTTCGCGTGACGATCTGCTGGCGGCTGTGCAAGAGGCTGTTGAGAAGATTCCCGGCAGCAACTACGAGTTCTCGCAGCCGATTCAGCTGCGCTTCAACGAACTGATTTCTGGTGTGCGCAGCGATGTGGCTATCAAGATCTTTGGCGACGATATGCAGGTGCTGGAGAAGTCCGCGCAAAGCGTGGCGGCCATGCTGCAAAAGATTCCCGGTGCATCGGAAGTCAAGGTCGAGCAGACCACGGGCCTGCCCATGCTGACGATTCAGATTGACCGTGAAAAAGCCTCGCGCTACGGACTGAATATGGGCGATGTGCAGGACGCCATCAGTACAGCGCTCGGCGGTCGTGAGGCGGGAACCGTGTTCGAGGGCGACCGCCGCTTCGACATCCAGGTGCGCCTACCCGAGGTGCTGCGCAACGATATGGACGGCATTGGTCGCCTGCCCGTGGCGCTGCCCCGTGTGGGCGATGCACGCCAGGGCTTTGTGCCGCTGTCCACCATCGCTTCGGTAGAGCTGGCGCCGGGCCCCAACCAGGTCAGCCGTGAAGACGGCAAGCGCCGCATCGTCGTCAGCGCCAATGTGCGCGGGCGGGATATGGGCTCGTTTGTGGCGGATGCCCAGCAGGCACTGGAGGGCGTGCAACTGCCATCGGGCTACTGGACGCGTTGGGGCGGCACGTTCGAGAGCCTGGAGTCCGCACGCCAGCGCCTGATGATTGTGGTGCCCGTGGCTCTGGCGCTGGTGTTCACGCTGCTGTTTGCCATGTTCGGCAACGTCAAGGATGGCTTGATCGTCTTTACCGGCATTCCGTTTGCGCTGACGGGCGGCATTGTGGCGCTGTGGTTGCGCGGCATTCCGCTGTCTATCTCGGCGGCCATTGGCTTTATTGCACTGTGCGGCGTGGCCGTGCTCAACGGTCTGGTGATGATTTCCTATATCCGCTCGCTGCGTGAGCAGGGCATGGGGCTGGAGCAGGCCGTGACGGAAGGTGCGCTGACCCGTCTGCGCCCTGTGCTGATGACGGCGCTGGTGGCTTCGCTGGGCTTTGTGCCCATGGCGATTGCCACGGGCACGGGTGCCGAGGTGCAGCGACCGCTGGCCACGGTGGTGATCGGCGGCATTCTGTCTTCCACGGCGTTGACGCTGCTGGTGTTGCCGCTGCTGTACCGACTGGGTTACCGGCGAGAAATAGCGCAGGCCTGA
- a CDS encoding MFS transporter, which yields MSSDLRKELNEAPMSRFQWSAIVVCILLNALDGFDVLVMAFTAAGVSAEWKLNGAQLGVLFSAGLLGMAAGSLLLAPLADRWGRQRVTLLSLVLIASGMLLSGYTRSQHELALMRVVTGLGIGGMLASVTVIIGEYSSDKWRGMNIALYTAGYPLGATIGGLAAAWMLTHYGWRSVFIAGGIATAVMIPVVLWRLPESVDFLISRRPAQALQKLNALLVKMGRAPMAQLPALSVQTQAQTGNAIAGLFRNGLLGKTALIWCGFFMLMFGFYFALSWTPKLLVSAGLSATQGITGGVLLNLGGMVGGVIFGALSVRMNLGRLTALAMLLAGVNLALFGAVSGGLYAAFTVAFAIGIFLFSSMAGLYAVTQSSYPVEVRTTGIGYAIGVGRLGAILAPLCAGFFIDAGWTPNKLYYVFALPLFVAMLALAALSAGRKPANTAQMAAAH from the coding sequence ATGAGTAGTGATCTGAGAAAAGAGCTGAATGAAGCGCCGATGAGCCGATTTCAGTGGAGTGCCATCGTGGTCTGCATCCTGCTCAACGCCCTTGATGGCTTTGACGTGCTGGTGATGGCCTTTACGGCGGCGGGCGTGTCTGCAGAGTGGAAGCTCAATGGTGCGCAGCTCGGCGTGCTGTTCAGTGCGGGGCTTTTGGGCATGGCTGCGGGTTCCCTGCTGCTGGCCCCGCTGGCTGACCGATGGGGGCGCCAGCGGGTAACGCTGCTGAGTCTGGTGCTGATTGCCTCTGGCATGCTGCTGTCAGGCTATACGCGCAGCCAGCATGAACTGGCGCTGATGCGCGTTGTCACAGGGCTTGGCATTGGCGGCATGCTGGCCAGCGTGACCGTCATCATTGGTGAGTATTCATCCGATAAATGGCGGGGCATGAATATCGCACTCTACACCGCTGGCTACCCGCTGGGCGCCACGATTGGCGGGCTGGCCGCTGCCTGGATGCTGACGCATTACGGCTGGCGCTCAGTCTTCATTGCCGGTGGCATTGCCACTGCCGTCATGATTCCCGTGGTGCTGTGGCGCCTGCCGGAATCGGTGGATTTTCTGATCTCCAGGCGCCCTGCGCAGGCGCTGCAAAAACTCAATGCACTGCTGGTGAAGATGGGGCGTGCGCCAATGGCTCAGCTGCCTGCACTTTCTGTGCAGACGCAGGCGCAAACTGGCAACGCCATTGCGGGTTTGTTTCGCAATGGATTGCTTGGCAAGACAGCGCTGATCTGGTGTGGCTTCTTCATGCTGATGTTCGGCTTTTACTTTGCGCTGAGCTGGACTCCCAAGCTGCTGGTCTCTGCCGGTCTTTCCGCAACACAGGGCATCACTGGCGGTGTGCTGCTGAATCTGGGTGGCATGGTTGGCGGCGTGATCTTTGGCGCTCTTTCCGTGCGGATGAATCTGGGGCGACTGACGGCATTGGCCATGCTGCTGGCTGGGGTGAACCTGGCACTGTTTGGGGCTGTGTCGGGTGGCTTGTACGCGGCTTTCACCGTGGCATTTGCCATTGGCATCTTCCTGTTCTCTTCCATGGCAGGCCTGTACGCGGTAACGCAAAGCAGCTATCCCGTTGAGGTGCGCACCACAGGCATTGGCTATGCGATTGGAGTGGGGCGTCTGGGTGCCATCCTGGCGCCGCTGTGCGCAGGCTTTTTCATTGATGCGGGCTGGACGCCGAACAAGCTCTACTACGTGTTCGCCCTGCCTCTGTTTGTGGCAATGCTGGCACTGGCGGCGCTGTCTGCAGGGCGCAAGCCAGCGAACACCGCACAGATGGCAGCGGCGCATTGA
- a CDS encoding TolC family protein has protein sequence MKFLKQAPACWLGASLLLAGGSAWAQASNASATLPAVTLQTALAQAMERNPGLRAAQQAVAASEGAMIQSQARPNPELAFSQEDTRRTTRSSSLQWNQPIEVGGKRAARMRVAEHGVELARAELDTTRAALRADVRTAFVNLLAAQQRVQLNEKTLQIATQARDAAAKRVIAGKAAPLEETKAQVAESSAQLALNQAQSGLRVARQQLALLWGGSGLAVGEAMGDMDQLTQLPPQEQLLQKIEHSAQVVRAQQAYFQARSTAELERAKRLPDPTVSVGVKRAEEAGRNQLLLGVSIPLPILDSNRGNQLQALRLADKAEDELLAARQLAQAQLLQNYEQLQTSRAQTQQLQSKVLPGAQSAYEVAAKGFALGKFSYLDVLDAQRTLAEASGLYLDQLVATHRAAADITRQLGDIPGLE, from the coding sequence ATGAAATTCTTGAAGCAAGCCCCGGCCTGCTGGTTGGGTGCCAGCTTGCTGCTGGCCGGTGGTAGCGCCTGGGCGCAAGCCTCAAATGCCAGTGCCACATTGCCCGCAGTCACTCTGCAAACCGCTCTGGCGCAGGCCATGGAGCGCAACCCTGGCCTGCGTGCAGCCCAGCAGGCAGTGGCTGCCAGCGAAGGCGCGATGATCCAGAGTCAGGCCAGACCCAACCCGGAGCTGGCTTTTTCGCAGGAAGACACAAGGCGCACGACGCGTTCTTCATCACTGCAGTGGAATCAGCCCATTGAGGTGGGCGGCAAACGTGCTGCGCGTATGAGAGTGGCCGAGCATGGCGTGGAGCTGGCCCGGGCTGAGCTGGACACCACCCGTGCTGCCCTGCGTGCCGATGTGCGCACCGCGTTTGTGAACCTGCTGGCGGCCCAGCAGCGTGTGCAGCTCAATGAAAAGACGCTGCAGATTGCCACGCAGGCCCGCGATGCAGCAGCCAAGCGCGTGATTGCAGGCAAGGCAGCACCGCTGGAAGAAACCAAGGCCCAGGTGGCAGAGTCCAGTGCGCAACTGGCACTGAACCAGGCGCAGTCCGGCTTGCGCGTGGCTAGGCAGCAACTGGCCTTGCTATGGGGAGGCTCGGGCTTGGCTGTTGGTGAGGCCATGGGCGATATGGACCAGCTTACGCAACTGCCACCACAGGAACAGTTGCTTCAAAAAATAGAGCATTCAGCGCAGGTGGTAAGAGCCCAGCAGGCCTATTTTCAGGCTAGATCTACTGCAGAGCTGGAGCGCGCCAAGCGCCTGCCGGATCCCACAGTGAGCGTGGGCGTCAAGCGTGCCGAGGAGGCTGGGCGCAATCAGCTGCTGCTGGGTGTTTCCATCCCCTTACCGATTCTGGACAGCAACCGAGGCAACCAGTTGCAGGCTCTGCGTCTGGCTGACAAGGCCGAAGATGAGCTGCTGGCCGCTCGCCAGCTGGCGCAGGCGCAGCTGTTGCAGAACTACGAGCAACTGCAGACCAGCCGTGCGCAGACCCAGCAGCTGCAAAGCAAGGTGTTGCCCGGTGCGCAGTCGGCCTATGAGGTGGCGGCCAAGGGCTTTGCTCTGGGCAAATTCAGCTATCTCGATGTGCTGGATGCGCAGCGCACGCTGGCCGAGGCAAGTGGCCTTTATCTCGATCAACTGGTGGCTACGCACCGTGCGGCAGCCGATATCACGCGCCAGCTTGGCGACATTCCCGGCCTTGAATAA
- a CDS encoding heavy metal response regulator transcription factor, whose protein sequence is MKLLVIEDEIKLAEYLQKGLSEEGFVVDVAHNGIDGLHLATEQAYDLIVLDGMLPGIDGLAVLAALRQSRQTPVLMLTARAQVEDRVKGLQGGADDYLVKPFAFSELVARIHALLRRGLQTQTTPEATVLRMADLDLDLIRRKATRAGQRLDLTAKEFNLLSLLLRRHGEVLSRTELASQVWDMNFDSETNVVEVAVRRLRLKLDAPFEQPLLHTVRGMGYVLELRPMP, encoded by the coding sequence ATGAAGCTTTTGGTCATTGAAGACGAGATCAAGCTCGCCGAATATCTGCAAAAAGGCCTGAGTGAAGAAGGCTTTGTGGTGGATGTCGCCCATAACGGCATTGATGGCCTGCACCTGGCCACCGAGCAGGCCTACGACCTTATCGTGCTGGACGGCATGCTGCCCGGCATCGACGGCCTGGCCGTGCTGGCGGCGCTGCGCCAGTCCAGGCAGACGCCTGTGCTGATGCTCACAGCGCGTGCCCAGGTGGAAGACCGGGTCAAAGGCCTGCAAGGCGGGGCCGATGACTATCTGGTCAAACCGTTCGCGTTTTCAGAGCTGGTGGCCCGCATCCATGCGCTGCTGCGCCGTGGTCTGCAGACGCAGACCACACCCGAAGCCACCGTGCTGCGCATGGCCGATCTGGATCTGGACCTGATTCGACGCAAAGCCACACGCGCTGGTCAGCGGCTGGATCTGACAGCCAAGGAATTCAATCTGCTGAGCCTGCTGCTGCGCCGCCACGGCGAAGTGCTGTCGCGCACCGAGCTGGCATCGCAAGTGTGGGACATGAATTTCGACAGCGAAACCAATGTGGTCGAAGTGGCGGTGCGCCGCCTGCGGCTCAAGCTTGATGCACCGTTCGAGCAGCCACTGCTGCACACCGTGCGCGGCATGGGTTATGTGCTGGAACTTCGGCCCATGCCCTGA
- a CDS encoding efflux RND transporter periplasmic adaptor subunit produces the protein MNQTSSSRRRTAIAIAAILVLGAAAAAGIVYGTQPAKPAAEAHGHEHAGESHEHDAKSEHKHDSKHDDKHDEKEHAHEEGEHAEKEQDKEHEEGVLKLDAARAKTAGVTLLQAGPAAIGSSLQLPGEIRFNEDRTAHVVPRVAGVVESVAANLGQMVKKGQLLAVLSSPAVSEQRSELMAAQKRLALARTTYQREKQLWQEKISAEQDYLQAQQAMREAEIAAANAQQKLAAIGAGAGSAGGLNRFELRAPFDGVVVEKHLSVGEAVQDSTAVFTISDLRSVWAEMKVAASDLPFVRVGEKAVVQATAFESKATGVVAYVGALIGQDTRTAPARITLDNPEGIWRPGLFVNVDLTASSQQVAVSVATSAVQKIDGDKPVVFVPVEGGFKAQSVKLGKADAQNTEVLQGLTAGQSYVNGGSFILKSELGKASAEHVH, from the coding sequence ATGAATCAGACCTCTTCCTCCAGGCGCCGCACTGCCATCGCGATTGCCGCCATTCTGGTGCTGGGCGCAGCCGCCGCTGCGGGCATTGTCTATGGCACCCAGCCCGCCAAACCTGCTGCCGAGGCGCATGGTCATGAACATGCGGGTGAATCGCATGAGCATGATGCCAAGTCAGAGCACAAGCACGACTCTAAACACGACGACAAGCACGATGAAAAAGAGCATGCGCATGAAGAAGGCGAGCACGCAGAGAAAGAACAGGATAAAGAACACGAAGAGGGTGTGCTTAAGCTTGATGCTGCACGTGCCAAGACCGCAGGCGTGACGCTGCTGCAAGCCGGCCCCGCAGCCATTGGCAGCAGCCTGCAACTGCCTGGTGAAATTCGTTTCAACGAAGATCGCACCGCCCACGTGGTGCCGCGCGTCGCAGGTGTGGTCGAAAGTGTCGCCGCCAATCTGGGGCAGATGGTGAAGAAAGGCCAGTTGCTGGCCGTGCTCAGCAGCCCTGCAGTTTCAGAGCAGCGCAGCGAGCTGATGGCCGCGCAAAAGCGCCTGGCGCTGGCGCGCACCACCTACCAGCGTGAAAAGCAGCTGTGGCAGGAAAAGATATCGGCAGAGCAGGACTATCTGCAGGCCCAGCAGGCCATGCGCGAGGCCGAAATCGCAGCGGCCAATGCCCAGCAGAAGTTGGCAGCCATTGGTGCAGGAGCCGGTTCTGCGGGCGGCCTCAATCGCTTTGAGCTGCGTGCGCCGTTTGATGGCGTGGTGGTGGAAAAGCATTTGTCCGTGGGCGAGGCCGTGCAGGACAGCACGGCGGTGTTCACCATCTCCGACCTGCGTTCGGTCTGGGCTGAGATGAAGGTCGCGGCTTCCGATCTGCCCTTTGTGCGCGTGGGCGAAAAAGCCGTGGTGCAGGCCACGGCCTTTGAATCCAAGGCTACGGGAGTCGTGGCCTATGTGGGCGCCTTGATCGGGCAGGACACACGCACGGCACCTGCTCGCATCACGCTGGACAACCCCGAAGGCATCTGGCGCCCGGGCCTGTTTGTGAATGTGGATTTGACGGCCTCGTCACAGCAGGTGGCGGTGAGCGTGGCGACTTCTGCGGTGCAGAAGATTGACGGAGACAAACCTGTGGTGTTTGTGCCTGTGGAGGGTGGTTTTAAGGCCCAGAGCGTGAAGCTGGGCAAGGCCGATGCGCAGAACACCGAAGTGCTGCAGGGGCTGACAGCGGGGCAGAGCTATGTCAACGGCGGCAGCTTTATTCTCAAATCTGAACTCGGCAAAGCCTCCGCCGAACATGTGCATTAA
- a CDS encoding SMI1/KNR4 family protein, with protein sequence MSPVFLQAVEQLKEWIAAGSVDLTRQQVRKGVMHSSTETLRFRVKSLSEAELQDINQLCPEPLPPAYFHFLREVGCGEFFIDELRAAFDIFGLDELHQAASHIAQEIAEEDEPTVDSFFMIGVHNSMGDWMGFCTSRKEADNYEVFNHEVPIYCYAEDAFWKNFEDWVIAAVKSKGQETL encoded by the coding sequence ATGAGTCCAGTATTTCTTCAGGCGGTAGAGCAGCTCAAGGAGTGGATAGCAGCAGGCTCGGTAGACCTCACACGCCAGCAGGTGCGCAAAGGCGTGATGCACAGCAGCACCGAAACGCTGCGTTTCAGAGTCAAGTCTTTGTCTGAAGCCGAGCTGCAAGACATCAACCAGCTGTGCCCGGAACCTCTGCCTCCCGCCTACTTTCACTTTCTGCGTGAGGTGGGTTGCGGCGAGTTCTTCATCGACGAACTTCGCGCGGCCTTTGACATCTTTGGCCTTGATGAACTGCACCAGGCCGCAAGCCATATCGCTCAGGAAATCGCCGAAGAAGATGAGCCCACTGTGGACAGCTTCTTTATGATCGGTGTGCACAACAGCATGGGCGACTGGATGGGTTTTTGCACCTCCAGAAAGGAGGCGGACAACTACGAGGTCTTCAACCACGAAGTGCCGATCTACTGCTACGCCGAAGACGCCTTCTGGAAGAACTTTGAAGACTGGGTGATTGCCGCTGTCAAAAGCAAGGGGCAGGAGACTTTGTAA
- a CDS encoding heavy metal sensor histidine kinase — protein MTSQPIQHLGKRLSRSLALLTMLGLGLVCVAVYWGSWLAVMQRQQESLKHKQQAVQHLLQEGRASHTPGVMLHMLSDFLTGHDELSLRITSSNGQLLFEQLRQPVDDKRSERRSFVIDLPAVQAEAPKQAVQVLLMLDRRPDDALLRQLAWILGIAAVSSSLLVSTASAFLVRRGLAPLHSLVEQTSQLGAQDLSRDWQKRLDDTDQPQELRPLIDQFNALLERLAVAYRQMEAFNADVAHELNTPLTTLISSCELALRKPRSAEELRDILASNLEDLQRMAGIVADMLFLSHADRGESARRIQVASIAALASEVIDYHEASLQEAGLQVQIEGDASAQVDARLLRRALSNLLGNATRYARSGSTIEVLIKEVPQKHRLHLSVRNHGQQIEAAHLPRLFDRFYRSDASRSQADRNHGLGLAIVSAIARMHGGEAFVTSDEQGITTIGISLAI, from the coding sequence GTGACTTCTCAACCCATACAGCACCTGGGCAAACGCCTGTCCCGCTCCCTGGCCCTGCTAACCATGCTAGGCCTGGGCCTGGTCTGCGTTGCCGTGTACTGGGGCAGCTGGCTGGCGGTGATGCAGCGCCAGCAGGAAAGCCTCAAGCACAAGCAGCAGGCCGTGCAGCACTTGCTGCAAGAAGGCCGGGCCTCGCACACACCAGGCGTGATGCTGCATATGCTCAGCGACTTTCTGACCGGGCATGACGAGCTGTCTCTGCGCATTACCAGCAGCAACGGCCAGTTGCTGTTCGAACAACTGCGCCAGCCCGTGGATGACAAACGCAGTGAACGCCGCAGCTTTGTCATTGATTTGCCCGCTGTTCAGGCAGAGGCACCGAAGCAAGCCGTGCAGGTATTGCTGATGCTGGACCGCCGCCCTGACGATGCACTGCTGCGCCAGCTGGCCTGGATCCTTGGTATCGCTGCCGTCAGCAGCTCTTTGCTGGTCTCCACAGCCAGTGCCTTTCTGGTGCGACGGGGCCTGGCGCCGCTGCATTCCCTGGTCGAACAAACCAGCCAGCTGGGCGCGCAAGACCTGAGCCGCGACTGGCAAAAGCGCCTGGACGATACCGACCAGCCTCAAGAGCTACGCCCGCTGATTGACCAATTCAATGCACTGCTGGAGCGCCTGGCCGTGGCCTACCGGCAGATGGAAGCCTTCAACGCTGACGTGGCCCATGAGCTCAACACCCCGCTTACAACGCTGATCAGCAGCTGCGAGCTGGCCCTGCGCAAGCCCCGCAGCGCAGAAGAACTGCGCGACATACTGGCCTCTAACCTGGAAGACCTGCAGCGCATGGCAGGCATTGTGGCGGACATGCTGTTTCTGTCTCACGCCGACCGCGGCGAGAGTGCGCGCCGCATTCAGGTTGCCAGCATTGCTGCGCTTGCATCCGAGGTGATTGACTATCACGAAGCATCGCTGCAGGAAGCCGGTCTGCAGGTGCAGATTGAGGGCGACGCCAGCGCCCAGGTCGATGCACGCCTGCTGCGCCGCGCCCTGTCCAATCTGCTGGGCAATGCCACCCGTTATGCCCGCTCTGGGTCAACCATAGAAGTGCTGATAAAGGAGGTGCCGCAGAAGCACAGGCTGCATCTCAGCGTTCGCAATCATGGGCAGCAGATTGAAGCCGCCCATTTGCCAAGGTTGTTTGACCGCTTCTATCGATCTGATGCTTCACGCAGCCAGGCAGATCGCAATCACGGACTGGGTCTGGCCATCGTGTCGGCCATTGCCCGCATGCATGGCGGCGAGGCCTTTGTCACCTCTGATGAACAAGGCATCACCACCATCGGCATCAGCCTGGCCATTTAA